Genomic window (Phragmites australis chromosome 5, lpPhrAust1.1, whole genome shotgun sequence):
CTTGTAGGTCACCAAATTTTTATGTTTAAATTGCTTCTGTAAACATGGTTATCTGACACTTATCTTTCTGTAGGAAAATGTGGATGCACTTATTGACTGTGTCGGGAAAAACCTTGGATATTGTGCCGGGAAGCCAGTTGCTGCTTTTACCATATACAAATGTCTTCTTCACTGGAAATCTTTCGAGGCGGAGAAGACCAGTGTTTTTGACCGTCTCATTCAGTTAATAGGATCTGCAATAGAGGTAATCTGGAACTGGGTTATTAGTCAAGATACCGAAACATCAGCTAAAGTACCAACTTGGCACTTTTGAAAATAATAAGCCATCCTTTGCTACTAAAGTTAAAATTTGCTTTCAACATGTAGCAATGCAGATGTGTGAAAGCTGGGCTTGGTATGTGAGAGTCCTAATGTAGAGATCTAAATCATCTGtgttatttaaaaaatctaacACAGTTTTGTTACTGAAGAAATCAACAGTAACAACACTTCACTGTTCTTTAGCCTTACCTTCGGATAAATGCAAAGTTTAGTTGGGTGATATTGTTTTGACCTTATTTGGTAATCCAATTGCTTTTAAAAAATGAACCTGCTGCTATGTCCTTATCTGACTTTAGAAGTCATTTACTGTGCTTTTGAGTTTTGCAAGTagcaagtttattttttttatttttatcggCCACCCTCAGTCACTCACGTTGTCAAGTCTTTGGTGCAGAACGAGGAAGACAATGACAACCTTGCTTACTGGCTCTCAAATACATCTAGCTTGCTGTTCCTGCTGCAGAAAAGTCTCAAGGCTGCTGGTGCCCCTGGCAGTGTTTCACGAAAGAAACCTCCTCAGCCAACATCGTTATTTGGCAGAATGGCTCAAGTATGTTACTGACATTTGCATGCTTGAAAAATGAAGTACTGAGTTGGGGAATATGGTATAACGTAAATCCATTTTGTCTAGGGCTTGCGTTCCGCATCTTTTGCCAACATGCATGTCGAATCAACTGATGTTGTCCGCCAAGTTGAGGCCAAATACCCTGCTTTGCTTTTCAAGCAGCAGCTAACTGCTTATGTGGAAAAGATATATGGAATCGTCCGAGACAACATTAAAAAGAAATTATCATCTTTGATTTCGCTATGTATCCAGGTAACATATTctctttgtatttttttctctgcttgttgataattcataattgacATTAGGTCCTAAACATCTCACACACCTAAAGAGATTCATGGTTTATCGTCCTTGACTTTTTGCTAATCACAAGGCTCCAAGAACAATGAAAACTAGCATGCTGCGAGTTTCTGGACGATTATCTGGTCAATCTCAGAGCAACCACTGGCAGAAAATTATTGAGAGCTTGGATAACCTTTTAACAACTCTGCAAGATAACCACGTATGTGTGTCTCATTGTTTCTATACAATTCACCTGCGCTGGATGTATGCTTAACTGCTGTTTTGTTTATCTCAGGTACCCCCCGTTTTAGCTCAGAAAATCTTTACCCAGATATTCTCGTACATTAATGTACAGCTATTCAACAGGTGAACTTATCTTCCAAAGTTTTGATTATTCTGCATGTGGAAAGTGGAAACTTGTGTAGTAAATGGTTGCTGTTTGTTCTGCAGTCTACTGCTTCGTCGTGAGTGTTGCTCCTTCAGCAATGGAGAGTATGTCAAAGCTGGTCTAGCTGAGTTGGAGTTGTGGTGTGCAAAGGCAACAACTGAGGTGATCCGCTTGCTATGTGAATGGCtagttttattttcttttattgattTATTTACTAAAGTTTCATGGTTGCAGTATGCATCATCGTCATGGGACGAGCTCAAGCACATCAGACAGGCCGTTGGCTTTTTGGTATGCCCTGTTCTGCCAAATCGTGCGTTATCAACACTTGGATATAGTTCTGACGTCCAACAGTTTGTAGTATTTGTTTTTGTGTCATCCTAGAGCTTAGACATATTCTTATCTTTGAATCTAATAAGCTTCATAACTTTGGATGGAAGACGAGTATACCAATTTCTGTAATTTGATCTTGAGTTTGAATTGACTTGCCGTATGTTAGAGTTAACCTTGTATGTACTAATGCATTTTGATGCTCTTTTCAGGTTATATTCCAAAAATTCAGAATATCTTATGATGAGATAGTCAATGACCTATGTCCGGTAAAATTTCAGTACTGTAAACCTACTTTTCAATGTTGAATCTCTCATGCTTTTCTTGTTTTTACTTTCATTTAGTTCTTTCAGGAGTATAGATGCATCTTATTGCTAATACATGTTCTATCATCTATTTTTGTAGATCTTGAGTGTTCAACAACTGTACAGAATTTGTACGCAATACTGGGATGACAAGTATAATACCCAAAGTGTCTCATCAGATGTGAGtttcttttctgaaaagcttcACCATTATATCTGCAATCTTATTTGTTGAGAatattttcatttcttgggtgaAAAGCGTAAAATTCACAATTCTCTAGTTGCATGGTATTGATATATGCTGACACCCATTGCTCACTGCtagatgcaatttttttaattttttttgtttaataaatatgacGATATTcaagggaaaaaggaaaataactTGACCTTCTAATGTTTCAGGTTCTTAGTAACATGCGGGTGCTAATGACAGAGGATTCTAACAATGCTGAAAGCAGTTCATTTTTGTTGGATGATAATTCGAGGTAACATAACTACCATTTCATTTAACGGTCGGATTACTATATTGCTTAGATGATTCTGGACAATAATACATTCTGAATCTACCTTTTCTGCAATGCAGCATCCCGTTCTCGGTGGATGATATCACCAACTCAATACAGGAGAAGGACTTCTCAGATGTCAAACCAGCTGAGGAGCTACTCGAGAATCCTGCCTTCCAGTTTTTACAGGATTAGGACTGTGAAATCTCGAGCTTCACTGCTAGATATCTTGTCAGATTATTTCTTGATTTGTTGTAAATTTTTTCAATCCTTTCTACCCCCATATGTGCCTTTTTTTTAGTCCTCTTCTCTTTCCAGCTAGTTTCTGTAAAATCAATATAGGTATTCGTTAGGGTTGGGATGGGATTCCCCCCCTTACAATTAGAAAAGGCCGTATCTTTTTAATGCGGGGCAAATCAATTCTTTGTAGGACAACTTCAAATCAGTCTTTTTACCCAAGGGTGGTAACGAGAGGGAGAGGAAATGTCTTAGTAGCTTCTCCCCAGTTGTAGATTGTGTAAATTATATACTGTAAATCAACAGtgcaaggaaaaaagaaatccATATAGCAAATGCCGTTATGTTGGTGACATCTTCCAAGCATTGTGTTGTTTCTGAACCGTGTGCATCTGTGCGTGACTGTCATCTGGGTTGTATACAATCTATTATACATTTCTTCTGTTTAATGCCGTGCGTGCCTGGATGCTGGCCATGCACGATTGAAGCCCTGAGGGCAGATGTCCCATGCATGCCTCCTCGGATATATATTGACGAGAGGCAGCTGGTGACCGGAGGCTATTCCATTTCGGAGGCTATTCCGGTTTGCCTCTTCGAATGGATCAACCTGGTACCGGCCTATTCCAGTGTATTGTTCTGGAGTTAAATacaataatttatatattagaaatttatttataaatCAATAAGCCATTGGGATCAAAGTCAAAGCGTCCGATGGAATTCGAGCCTGCTTCTATTTGCTTTAGGCTTCACAGCAGGCGGCAATATGCctccaaccccccccccccccccctctctttaTTTCCCTCGGCCAATTCATACTCGATCAACAAGGCCATGTGGTCCATGACCCACGACTCAAATCCAATTAAATCAGAGGGTCTTCCTAAAAAAcaacctctctctctcaaaaaaaaaaaaaaaaaaaaggtagagaAAAAACTAGCTGCACCCCATCCCCCAGACAGCGCCGGCTCTCTTCTAGTCTCGTCCGCTCCGACCTCCTCGTCTCCAATCTCCTCCCAGCCGGTCACCCCCAACGGCTTCTTCCTCTTCAGTTCCTACCCGCTGGGCGTCTCCTCCGCAACTGCTTCGACCCCGCCGGCGGTCGACTAGCCGGGCCTGGGGATGCCGTTGTGGGGAACAACGGGGAGATGGGGGGTGGGGGTGTCGTTGGCCGTCGGCAGGTTTGGCGGCCGCCCCACCACACCACAAGGGAAGCGCCGCCCCTGTCCTAGCTTCAAATCCGACTTATGTGGGGTTTCTTTGTTTCTTGCTAAGGAAGGCAGACCATCGAATAGAGGAGGGGTTGTCTTCGTTTCGAAAAATGTAGAAGGTAAATTCTTTATAACAAATGCTCTTGCTCGCATGAAATTCTTCCCAATAACGGCACACATTAGTTTTCTATGACAAGCATATTAAACATTTTGAAACTATAAAAGTTTCCTGCTTTGGTGGGAgtagtattatttttttattcatgatTGTAAAAGTGTGCATTCTATCGTTTTGATATTGGTGACCTCATGATCAAATGAACAATAATTAACAACATACTTGTCTACTTGTCTACAAATATCGCAGAGAAACAGAGGGGAAATAACAAATTGACAAATGTTACATCTTCCATCTAATGTAAATCTGATATTGCTCTTTTTTTGTGTGAACACGGGATACCCCATTTCCATTACCAAGTAACGGAACCTGATATTACTCTTATATGGGAACCTAACTAGTGTCCTACAAACAGGGAACATTTTATTAGTGTCCTGTAGACAAATTGCCCAAATTGAAATTCCTTTTGTTTTGAAGCATACCATCATTCATAAGCTGAATAAAAATGTTTGAGGTGTTATCTACTTTAGTAGTACTTCAATTCAGGAATCACTTTTGCACATTGTTTTACTGATACATGCTGTATGATGTGCCTTTATATACCAGAAGCTTTCTTTCACCCTTCTGACAAGGATAAAAGGAGAGGCAGAAATTTGCTTCTGCAATTCGGTGCACTTCCATGTTGCACTATGGCATGGTTGACTACTGCACAATCAGCACAGTCTAGTGTAGGAGCAAAGATAAATATGGTTTATGAGGTCGGAGAGCTGTTTGAACTGGGAATTCAGCTGTCTTATCTGCTTATACTACTTGGTCTGCTTGGAGCTGGTTCATTTTTCGTTGTTCGTCAGGTTCTCGTTCGCAGGGAGCTTGATCTTTCTGCTAAAGAATTGCAAGTAAGCCACTGCAAACATTTCTCTTGGTGATATTACAAGAGTTCAATCTTGTATTACAAACGCTGCAGAAATGACTAACTCTAAATGTAGAAATTTGATTTAGATACTGTATAAAATAATGAAATCATCGATTGGGACATAACACCATCTTTATTCATACACCCTTACCGGATTTCTCTCTCTGTTGTAAACCTTACTACAACCTACTCTTTTTTATTTGACGTCCTAGAATCTGTGTCATCGAGCTTTCTAAAGTTTGACCATTATTCCATTAATATGTTTAAAACTGTACCTCTTTCTGGTGGGAGGGAAATATGCTGTCATGAAACTGTAATACTGGGCTAAAATATTCCATTAATATGTACATTACAAaggataaaatttatatgatttAGAAAATAGAGTATATCTTATCTACAAAATCACGGTGAAATAAGTTTCTTCCAAACTTTAAACATGCCTTTCTTGCAGTCAGGGCTTGCGGCTTCTAGTTTCTGTTTAAGCAAGCAGTTAGCTTGTGCCAAAGTATACAAATCCTTATATGTGCTCGTAGAGGTGTCTTGTAGTGGATGATGCTTACATAATAATGAAAATAGCTTACCAGTTTTCACTTGTTGATCTGTCATTTTCCAATTTACATCTTAGTCTCTCATGTGATTTATTAAAAGCCACCAGCCTACTTACTAGGAACAAGTGAGAAGTGGTGATGCAAGTGCTACAGAGTATTTTGAGCTTGGAGCTGTTATGCTGCGGAGAAAATTTTACCCAGCCGCTATCAAATATCTACAACAAGCAATACAGAAATGGGATAGAGATGAGCAAGATCTTGCGCAGGTTAGTTATCCTCGTTTTGGAGTCTAGGCAATAGCAAGCTTATCCTGATGCATTCTGATAAGTACGATatcatgtttgcttgttttcttAATACGTTTTTGTCTTGAGTTATTTGTTATAAGCTATATTATGACCCTCTTGTGGAACCCAAGAAGGCAGTGCTCTGTAATAGCAAGTTTATTTTCTTGTTGGAAAGGATAAGCTAGGAAGTATTTAATATACAGGCTGATACTGTTGTCAAAGCACTTGCGGATGTAGTCAAAGACGATGTGTTAGTTACAATAGTCTTATAGGATgtaaaccaaatatttttttaatacaaaatgAGGAGCTCTTTAAGACAcagatacttttttttttgttgaaattaCTGTAATATATGTAttcttgatcctgattttaaccAGAGTTGAGACAAAATTTGTGCAATTGATCATACATGTGCTCTTCAGCTGTGCCTATGAACTCAAAACAGTAGAATCAGAATCATGTTCTTGAAACCACATTAAAGTTTTACTTTGCTGGTTAGGTGTACAATGCTCTGGGAGTGAGCTACAAGAGAGATAACAAACTAGACAAGGCAATTCAGCAATtcgagaaggcggtggagcTTCAGCCAGGCTATGTGATAGCTTGGAACAACTTAGGTGACGTATATGAGCAGAAGAAAGACTTGAAGTCAGCCCTCAAGGCCTTTGAGGAGGTCCTTCTCTTTGATCCGAACAACAAGGTTGCAAGGCCACGCCGGGATGACCTTAGGCAGCGTGTCGGCATGTACAAGGGCGTGCCGGTAAAATCTGAAAAGCGATAGGTAGCCGTGTCGTACTTTTGTAAAATCATGAATGTGCCCTCGaccatttgagaaaaaaaattgttttttgcCATTGAGTAGCATCTGTAAACATGATGAGAAACGGTAGCATTGTAATGATTCCTGAAATGGCTGTTGTAATATCTTTTGCTTGTAAGAGCAAAAAATGTAGAATTTGCTGTGAGATCCTGTGCCTGTTCTTGTCTGCTGTTAAGATGGAAGGGAGGTTAGCTGAGAAATTTGCTTGTAACAAGCCCCACTCCCGGTCGAAGCCTCTGACATTTTTCCCGTTCCCAAGTTACCCTTCCAAAAGCTCCCCATCCGAACGGGAACGGGATCACCGCCGGAACCGGAAGTCAGTGACTTCACGGAGGATTTGACGTGAACACTATTGATACAGTAATATTGGTACAATATCTAACTCTACAGTAAAATCAGATGACTTTGACTTCGCCGGAGTAAGTCAGATGGTTTGGACCCATCCGAACGCCACTCGTGGAAGTCATCCACAACAACAACTAGGGGCATTTCGGTCCACCCGAATCATCAATGAATAAAAGGGTGAGGAACTGCTCCAACCtctcccctttctctctctcactctaaAACAAGGGTCAGGGGAAATAACAGAAGTTTCTTGTCTCTTTCCGTCCCACATTCCTTCTCCAGATCATCCGAAATCCGCTGCTGTTCGATCGAGATAATGGTAATGGTTCATCACCCTAGAGATTCGTTTCTTGGTTTGCTTTGCAATTATATAAAATTTTGTTGGTTGTTGGGTTTGGTAAatttgtttcttgtttttgCTTTTCTGCGAAAAAggcgccttcttcttccttctctcgcGCCCCCAATTATTCTCTCTCGTTCGATTCCTCCCCCACCTGAAATTTCGTCGTGCCTCGTCATCGGCGGCCGGCGAACGGGAGGCGACAAGCCAGGCCTCCTTCCGCCGGAGTCTTCTCTCTCTCGTCGAGAGGCGTCGCCGTACATcccacctcttcctcctcctcatgccCCCTCTCTGCTGGCACTGGACTGGCGTGCAGCGGAGATTCATCTGGACCATGAGTTATTTCTTAGTTTGTTCGTAAGTAACCATACTTTGCTTGCACAGATTGTTATACGAATTCGTTCGGTTCTTGGGCATGGGGCACCTTACCTTTCTTTGCGCGACTCCGTTCATTTAGTTGCGGATTTGTTTGCTGCGCGGTAACCTACTAAGCCATCCACATCAGTGGTTCGATTAGCTTCTTCAGCGCGTAAGGTCGATCCATTTCAGTTGTCACCACACGACTTCTTGGCACCCAATTAAGGCGCGGCTGTGAGGGTACTGTTTATTTTCCAAAAGATTTGGGAACAGTTGGTCAGGTGGAATCGGATTATCATCTTTGATCTTCATCCAAGGTGTTGGTCTGTGTTGAAGAGGAAGATTGTGGTCTGTGACTTAGGTTCAATCAACAAATGGAGATCCAGCTGtctgaaattaaaaaaaaatgttgttttgTATTTCCAGTTAGTCAGGAGGGTAATCCTATCATCATTGTCTTCTGTAAAGCTGCCATTGCTGACTGGTGGGTTCTCAAGGGTTTATCTAAATGTAAATTAAAGATAAGGTAGAGTATACGACAACAACTTTGTTACCTCACTAATCTATtgtgggaaaaaaaaaagaacaatgtAGATGTGAATCATGAAAAAATCGTGGCTCAATTATAGGCAATAATATCTCTTGCCTCATTATTTTGGTACtaggttttagatatt
Coding sequences:
- the LOC133920097 gene encoding tetratricopeptide repeat domain-containing protein PYG7, chloroplastic-like — protein: MPLWGTTGRWGVGVSLAVGRFGGRPTTPQGKRRPCPSFKSDLCGVSLFLAKEGRPSNRGGVVFVSKNVEEAFFHPSDKDKRRGRNLLLQFGALPCCTMAWLTTAQSAQSSVGAKINMVYEVGELFELGIQLSYLLILLGLLGAGSFFVVRQVLVRRELDLSAKELQEQVRSGDASATEYFELGAVMLRRKFYPAAIKYLQQAIQKWDRDEQDLAQVYNALGVSYKRDNKLDKAIQQFEKAVELQPGYVIAWNNLGDVYEQKKDLKSALKAFEEVLLFDPNNKVARPRRDDLRQRVGMYKGVPVKSEKR